The genomic region CGATATGGTCTTAATGACCATGAGGGGATGTCCTTTTTCCTGCGTGTTCTGTGCAAGGCCTTATGGTCAGATAGTACGTAAGAGAAGGGCTGATTTAGTCGTAGATGAGATTGAAAGAAGCTGCGAACGCTATGGTGTGAAAATTTTTGAATTTTGGGATGAAACTTTTACTGTCGATAAGAAGCACACACAAGAAATTTGCAAAGAGATCATAGCGAGAAATTTGAAGATTTCGTGGAGAAGCATGACTCATGCAAACACGCTTGATGTAGAGACTGCGAAGTTAATGAAGGAATCCGGTTGCATGCTTGTTGCCCTCGGAGTGGAGTCTGGCGATCCGACCATACTCAAGCAAATGGGCAAGAACGTGACCAAGGAAAGAGTAGTAGAGGCGCGAAATGTCTTGAAACAGGTGGGTATAAGGGTGAGAGGGCTTTATATTTTTGGCCATCCCCATGAGACGTTTAAGACAATTTTTCGGACAGTACGATTTGCAACAAAATTAAATGCCGAGGAAACTTGTATTGGCATCTTAGTTCCTTACCCCGGCACCGAAACCTATCAAATGGCATTAAAGGGTGAAGGTGGCTACCGAAAAATGTCTTTAAAGTGGAGTGATTACAATAAACAGATTGGTAATGCCATTGAATTAAAGAATATTTCAAGAAGACAATTAGAAATGTGTCAGCTGCTGGCCTATTTCTGGCTCTTCATCGTTCGCGGCAAGTGGTCTGAGCTGTATAAAACGACTACCGCAAGTAACCAAGGCTTTATTTGGAGAGCGGTGTTATCCATTGTAATTAAGATTCTAAATCCAACTGGTAAGACCTATAGGAAGTGGTTCTCGAATTCGGGCACGGTTTCGCAACACATGAAGTAATTCGCAAGCCAGAGTTGTTTTTTACACGCCCATGGCCGGCTCCGCGTCAGCCGTAACGTTCCTCGAGGCGTCTATCGTTCCACCCATATCGGCAGCCTTGAAGCAACGCTCTTTGCTGTCTCGCAATACGTAGTTGGATATTTCACGTGCTTGGTCAGAAAACACTTCTCGTTAATCCGCCACTCGTTGATGGCATTCGCTTCACGCGCCAGGGTCGTTGCCAGGAGCGGGAAGACGTACTCGGGACGACCAAGCCTCCATATACGCTGGTATTGCTGGCTTCATTGCTGAGAGAGGCTGGCTGTGAGGTTCGCCTAATCGACCAGACGGCCGAGAATCTATCAACCGCTGACCTCATCGCGCGTCTTGACGCTGAGGGTTTCGTTCCGACGATCATAATCTTCTGCAGCACGACCCCTACGCTGGAAGCTGACGCAGCCGAGATGCGCACGCTCAAGGCACACTGGAGGGTGCCGATATTTTGCTTCGGGTCTCACGCCTCCTGCGCCCCAGAACTCTCGATGGAAAAGGCGCCTGATATTGACGGGATGTTTGTTGGTGAACCGGAAGACGGCGTGGTTCAGCTCGCGGGTTTGGATTCCCTCGCCGAAGCCGACCTTGTTCCGAGCCTGACTTTCCGACAGAAAGGTGAAGTTATACCCTGCAAGTCGACTGGGACATATGCCGGCTTTACGGAGATGCCGTATCCGGCATGGGACCTCTTGCCGCTGAACCAGTATCGGCTTCCCCTAACGGACAAGCCCTACGTGCTTATTGAGAGTAGTCGTGGTTGTCCATACACGTGCGAGTTCTGCGTGGTGCCTCTCCTCCAGGGTCACATTTTTCGTGAACGTGATGCGACTGTTCTGGTTGATGAGATTGAACGGACACAGCGAGAACTTGGCATTGAGTATTTCTACATCTGGGGCGACACGGTGACACTCAATGTCAAGACGTTTAGTCGGTTTTGTGATGAGCTTATCGAACGCGACCTGGGTATTAAATGGTTCGGCAATTCTCGTGCGGACAGCTTAACCGACGAGGCGTTCGTCCACCGGCTCAAGCGATCAGGGTGCTGGATGCTCTCTATGGGGATTGAATCAGAGTCCGACGAGCTTCGGGTTGATATGGTCAAGCGCCTCGAAGCAAAGAATATCCGGACCGCAGTCGAGAACCTTCGAAAAGCTAACATCAAATCGTTCGGCTTCTTCATCTTTGGGTTTCCTGGTGATACTCCAGAAACTCTTGAGCGCACCATACAATACGCGCTGGACCTCGACCCGGACTTTGCCAATTTTTACCCGGCTGTTCCATACCCGGGGACGGAGCTCTATGAAAAGTGTCGCCGGATGGGTCTCCTGGCAAGTGACGAGTGGTCCAAGATGGAGTACTCGTTCTATCTTCTGGAGGGAAACGGACTCGACGAGAGGATTGTAATGAGTTCAATCAACAAGGCTCGTCGGCGCTTCTTTCTCAGGTTCCGGTACATCAGACGTCACTTTGGAGACATCCTTCGTCTCATATACACCAAGCGAGCGCTTACATGGCAGGTGGCGAGGCGATTATTGCTTAACGAGCGAACAAAATAACCGGCGGGACGTCCAGTGGAGCCATCGTTGGACGCTGATTGCTGGCCTTGCATGGAGTCGACAGTGGATAGTAGGCAAGTGCATGTCGCCATTTGGTTTGGGTCTATGCTGGGGGCGGTAGCTGGCGATAGCTAGGCTGTGGACGGTCACGCTTGGTGAGAAGCTGATAGACGAACAGATTGCCTAACTGCCGGAGATACCTGAGTGTCTCGTGCGCGTTCATTTTGCTCTCGCCGATTATGCGGTTGGTAAACACATACGGAAGTTCTACGACCGCGTGTGCGTGGCCACGTACGAGGAGTTCAAGGCAAATCTTAAAGCCCACTGCCGAGAGCTGTGTGTTGTGGATGACAGGGCGTTTCACGAGAAAGAACCCCGAGGTAGCGTCACGAACAGGGGTCAAAGGTCGAGCCAAGCGGCAACCCAAACGCGACAAGATCAAGCGAGAAGTCGACCATCCCCGTGTGCTACCCCCAGGAATGTATCGACTGGCTACTACGAAATCAGCATCTTTACGGATTTCGTCGAGCATGTGGGGGAGAAGTGCTGGTGGATGACCGAAGTCGGCATCCATGACACCGAGCACATTGCCTTGCGCCGCAGAAAATCCCTTTATGACGGCACTTCCGAGACCAAGTTTGCCAGGCCGATGTATGACCTTCACGTTGTCGTCCTGCTGTGCCAGCTGGTTGGCGACTTCGCCCGTTCCATCTGGCGAATTGTCGTCCACGACGATGACCTCTCCGCGAATGCCTGCGCTCCGAAAGGTGCTGGTGATGGTGTGGATCAATTCGGCGAGCCGCTCGCGCTCATTGTAAGTGGGAATTACGACTGAGAGGTCCATATCTCTCAGTCACTATAAGCCATCCTGTGATTTGCCGACACCAACGAACGCGGTGCTGCTGGGTACTACCCGGCAATGCCATTGGGTATTGGTTACGGGGCCTGCATGTTCAGCGTGAAGACCTTATGGCGACGCTCCCTTGGGCGCACTGCTCTACGGATTGGATAGAAGTGGGTGTATAGCGTGTTGAAAGAACCATTCGATCACGAGATGCCTTCAGGGAAATCCCTAGCGATCCTCAATGTGATTCCCACGCTTGGGGTTGGCGGTGCAGAGCGCTGGCTAACTACTCTTGGTCCGGCTCTCCAAAAGCGCGGACACGAATTTCACGTGGCGGCGCTCTGGGCTCCCTATAACCTCGAGCAAGAACTTGAAGCGTCTGGAATCCAAGTCTTCAGGCTCAACGTGCCGCACCGTCGTCTGTTTCCCATTGCGATTGCGAAACTACGAGCGCTCATACGCCGGAATCGATACGACATTGTGAATGGCCACCTCTTATTTGGAAGTCTATATGCCCGGTTTGCCGCTACGTTTGCACGTGGACCAGCTCGGGTGGTCAGTACGATGTACAACTTGGGCTACGACAGTTATCCAGCCAAGAGCATCTACAGGAGGTTAGGAAAATACTTAGATGGGTGGAGCGCCAGACGGTTCGACGACTTAGCGATCTGTGTGAGCCACGGCGTGGAAGCGCATTACCGGAAGCACCTTGGCTTGGCAAAAACATTCGTTTTACCACTTGGAATCTCACCAGAAACCATCATCGGTAAATCCACGCGGGATCGAGATGAGCTGCGACGTTCGCTGGGCATAGACAACTCATTCGTGATTGTAAACCCTGCCCGCTTCGTACCGGAAAAGGGCCATCGGTACTTGCTTGAAGCGCTTCGCATCTTGAAAACGGTTCATGGACTCACGCCGCAGGTGCTTGCTATCGGCGGAGGGTCTCTTCGCCCGGTGATTGAGGAGGCTGCGCGGGAGCGGGGGATAGTAGCCCAGGTCGCATTCTTGCCGGCTCTTCCGCAGCAACACCTATTGGAATACATGCGGGCGGCGGACCTCATGGTTCTTCCGTCGACCCACGACGGTTGCCCAACCGTTGTCCTTGAGGCGATGGCACTTGGTATTCCAGTTGTCGCAACTGCCGTTGGGGGTATCGTTGATCAAGTGGATCCTGACGTCTCCGGGCTGTTGGTGCCCCCGGCTGACGCAGAGTCTCTTGCCGACGCTCTTCAACGCATCATGAATAACCAAGAGCTGAGGGAACAACTGGCCCACACGGCCAAGCGGCATGTCGAGCGCTTCTACGTAGCTGAGTTGGCTCAGGGCTACGAAGCCCTCTGTATGCAACTCTTGACAAAAGGGCGGGCGGGGACACCCAGTACGACCAGTGTGCCAGAAATCGGCACGTGACCGTGCTTGATGTAGCGAACCGGAGACACGGCTAGGACCATCATGCTCGAGCGGTACTTTTTCTTGAGTGGAGATAGTCGCCGGTGGGTGAAGTGTCTTCAGGAAATGTAGGTGCAATAGAAATGCCGGTCGTACGCTCGTTACTGGGCATGCCGCGGCAGCTGGTTTTGCTGGCGACGACGGTCGCAGTGCTGGTGGGCTTCTTGTACACACTTTCACCGGTGGGTGTGTGGTGTGGTGTGGGAGTTGTGGGCCTCTTTACCTGGGCCGGTCGCGGATTGCCGGGTCGTGAGCGGCGGTGGCTTCTCAGCCTGTTGGCGATAGCACTGGGCTTGCGGCTTCTCGTCGTTATTGGCCTGTTCCTGCTGACGGACCCGGACCTGCGGCCGGCGGCGAACTTCTTCTTCGATGGCGACGGGCAGGCTCTGAAGGCTCGCTCGCTGTGGCTGCGCAACACCTGGTTAGATGTTCCAATCGGGGAGATGTATTTTCGTCTAGCCTTTCAAGACTATGGCTGGTCAGGTTACCTCTACGTGCTCGCTTATCTTCAGTATCTTCTT from Vicinamibacterales bacterium harbors:
- a CDS encoding radical SAM protein → MAFVNQFYDVVLVETPAEHLVEANDQPPYPAIGVAYIGNYLEKACSITPAVIDPRLGRMTVRATVDQVISMKPKILGLSSMTYNVGVAARISEEVKKHLPGVVTVLGGFHAAALPEETLREYPTFDFVGVGEGEVLFSKLVEATLSNKGTTLQIPGLWHRDKEDGRIVNQGRGEIPPTLDELGEPGWHLLDQDIIKKNCTDMVLMTMRGCPFSCVFCARPYGQIVRKRRADLVVDEIERSCERYGVKIFEFWDETFTVDKKHTQEICKEIIARNLKISWRSMTHANTLDVETAKLMKESGCMLVALGVESGDPTILKQMGKNVTKERVVEARNVLKQVGIRVRGLYIFGHPHETFKTIFRTVRFATKLNAEETCIGILVPYPGTETYQMALKGEGGYRKMSLKWSDYNKQIGNAIELKNISRRQLEMCQLLAYFWLFIVRGKWSELYKTTTASNQGFIWRAVLSIVIKILNPTGKTYRKWFSNSGTVSQHMK
- a CDS encoding radical SAM protein, with amino-acid sequence MLGQKTLLVNPPLVDGIRFTRQGRCQEREDVLGTTKPPYTLVLLASLLREAGCEVRLIDQTAENLSTADLIARLDAEGFVPTIIIFCSTTPTLEADAAEMRTLKAHWRVPIFCFGSHASCAPELSMEKAPDIDGMFVGEPEDGVVQLAGLDSLAEADLVPSLTFRQKGEVIPCKSTGTYAGFTEMPYPAWDLLPLNQYRLPLTDKPYVLIESSRGCPYTCEFCVVPLLQGHIFRERDATVLVDEIERTQRELGIEYFYIWGDTVTLNVKTFSRFCDELIERDLGIKWFGNSRADSLTDEAFVHRLKRSGCWMLSMGIESESDELRVDMVKRLEAKNIRTAVENLRKANIKSFGFFIFGFPGDTPETLERTIQYALDLDPDFANFYPAVPYPGTELYEKCRRMGLLASDEWSKMEYSFYLLEGNGLDERIVMSSINKARRRFFLRFRYIRRHFGDILRLIYTKRALTWQVARRLLLNERTK
- a CDS encoding polyprenol monophosphomannose synthase, whose translation is MDLSVVIPTYNERERLAELIHTITSTFRSAGIRGEVIVVDDNSPDGTGEVANQLAQQDDNVKVIHRPGKLGLGSAVIKGFSAAQGNVLGVMDADFGHPPALLPHMLDEIRKDADFVVASRYIPGGSTRGWSTSRLILSRLGCRLARPLTPVRDATSGFFLVKRPVIHNTQLSAVGFKICLELLVRGHAHAVVELPYVFTNRIIGESKMNAHETLRYLRQLGNLFVYQLLTKRDRPQPSYRQLPPPA
- a CDS encoding glycosyltransferase family 4 protein — its product is MLKEPFDHEMPSGKSLAILNVIPTLGVGGAERWLTTLGPALQKRGHEFHVAALWAPYNLEQELEASGIQVFRLNVPHRRLFPIAIAKLRALIRRNRYDIVNGHLLFGSLYARFAATFARGPARVVSTMYNLGYDSYPAKSIYRRLGKYLDGWSARRFDDLAICVSHGVEAHYRKHLGLAKTFVLPLGISPETIIGKSTRDRDELRRSLGIDNSFVIVNPARFVPEKGHRYLLEALRILKTVHGLTPQVLAIGGGSLRPVIEEAARERGIVAQVAFLPALPQQHLLEYMRAADLMVLPSTHDGCPTVVLEAMALGIPVVATAVGGIVDQVDPDVSGLLVPPADAESLADALQRIMNNQELREQLAHTAKRHVERFYVAELAQGYEALCMQLLTKGRAGTPSTTSVPEIGT